In Pseudodesulfovibrio hydrargyri, a single window of DNA contains:
- a CDS encoding DUF4198 domain-containing protein, producing MKKLIFALAVMSVVLFAGQAFAHFGMLIPDTDELTQAKRTVNLVLSFSHPFEGQGMELEKPAAFFVAVDNDQRIDLLATLKPAEVMGHSAWKTSFTAKAPGLYTFVFDPVPYKEDAENNYIRHITKVVVDAYGEGENWNTPLGLDTEIVPLTRPFGNYAGNVFQGVVLVGGKPAPYTRVEVEFYNKDGKREAPNERMVTQEVLADGQGVFTFACPWKGWWGFAGLNTAEKPYEGRELEMGAVIWVEMK from the coding sequence ATGAAAAAGTTGATTTTCGCCTTGGCGGTTATGTCCGTCGTGCTGTTCGCCGGACAGGCCTTCGCCCACTTCGGCATGCTGATCCCGGACACCGACGAATTGACCCAGGCCAAACGGACCGTGAACCTGGTCCTGTCCTTCTCCCATCCCTTCGAAGGGCAGGGCATGGAGCTGGAAAAGCCCGCAGCGTTTTTCGTGGCCGTGGACAATGACCAGCGGATCGATCTGCTGGCCACCCTGAAACCGGCCGAAGTCATGGGCCACTCCGCCTGGAAGACTTCTTTCACTGCCAAGGCCCCCGGCCTGTACACCTTTGTTTTCGATCCGGTTCCCTACAAGGAGGACGCCGAGAACAACTACATCCGCCACATCACCAAGGTGGTGGTCGACGCCTACGGCGAGGGTGAGAACTGGAACACTCCCCTCGGCCTGGACACCGAGATCGTGCCGCTGACCCGGCCGTTCGGCAACTACGCGGGCAATGTCTTCCAGGGCGTGGTCCTGGTGGGCGGCAAGCCCGCTCCGTACACCCGCGTGGAAGTGGAATTCTACAACAAGGACGGCAAGCGTGAAGCGCCCAACGAGCGCATGGTCACGCAGGAAGTGCTGGCCGACGGGCAGGGCGTGTTCACCTTCGCCTGTCCGTGGAAGGGGTGGTGGGGCTTTGCCGGCCTGAACACCGCCGAAAAGCCCTATGAAGGCCGCGAACTCGAAATGGGCGCGGTCATCTGGGTGGAAATGAAGTAG
- a CDS encoding bile acid:sodium symporter family protein: protein MKIDAVPFFIERNFILIAVGMSAVALAHPPAFTWVKPHIPLGLGIIMFGMGLTLEFGDFVDILRKWPLVGLGMILQYAIMPLLAVSISHVLGLPADITIGMIVVGACPGGTASNVIAYLAKANVPLSVTMTLASTCLAPVLTPAIIYLFLERQVEIDFWSMVTSVFWIVVFPLIDGLVLRRIFRRRLEPFLRWFPSLSIIVIALLIACIIGLNQATLLGLPLLALVAVVLHNSLGLAAGYGLARAARCGKRDARTLAIEVGMQNSGLGVALAVKHFGAATALPGALFSLWHNLSGVALARRWRNRTD from the coding sequence ATGAAAATCGACGCCGTACCCTTTTTTATCGAGCGCAACTTCATTTTGATCGCCGTGGGCATGTCCGCCGTGGCCCTGGCGCATCCTCCGGCCTTCACCTGGGTCAAGCCGCACATCCCCCTCGGGCTGGGGATCATCATGTTCGGCATGGGGCTGACCCTGGAGTTCGGGGATTTCGTGGACATCCTGCGCAAGTGGCCCCTGGTGGGACTGGGCATGATTCTGCAGTACGCCATCATGCCGCTCTTGGCCGTGTCCATATCCCATGTCCTGGGGTTGCCCGCGGACATCACCATCGGCATGATCGTGGTCGGTGCCTGTCCGGGCGGCACGGCCTCCAACGTCATCGCCTACCTGGCCAAGGCCAACGTGCCCCTGTCCGTGACCATGACCCTGGCCTCCACCTGCCTGGCCCCGGTCCTGACCCCGGCCATCATCTATCTTTTCCTCGAACGCCAGGTCGAGATCGACTTCTGGTCCATGGTCACGTCCGTATTCTGGATCGTGGTCTTCCCCCTGATCGACGGCCTTGTCCTGCGGCGCATCTTCCGCCGTCGGCTGGAGCCGTTCCTGCGCTGGTTCCCGTCCCTGTCCATCATCGTCATCGCCCTGCTCATCGCCTGCATCATCGGCCTGAACCAGGCGACCCTGCTCGGGCTGCCGCTCCTGGCCCTGGTGGCCGTAGTCCTGCACAACAGCCTGGGCCTGGCCGCCGGGTACGGACTGGCCCGGGCGGCGCGCTGCGGGAAGAGGGACGCCCGAACCCTGGCCATCGAAGTGGGAATGCAGAATTCCGGCCTGGGCGTGGCCCTGGCCGTGAAGCATTTCGGGGCGGCCACGGCCCTGCCCGGCGCGCTCTTCAGCCTGTGGCACAACCTCTCCGGCGTGGCCCTGGCCCGGCGTTGGCGCAATAGGACCGACTAG
- a CDS encoding hybrid sensor histidine kinase/response regulator produces the protein MPLLHKIRSDRSLVQHLTSSLVMVVVLSSFAVSSIIFIILFQKSEAQFQQRADEALTHLANSLESYLWHMEEESVVNLCNTFANIDIVVLIEVRDHRGNDIYRYGEATPGETIIKEKRITYDNIEVGVVRLGLTPAIFREKVYETTWISLLSLLSVVIVVGLSTRLILNRSLRMPLGRLIQRIEGLSAGEYSEHEEEQGGFLEVQHILFKFNEMAKQVRLRETELRASEEKYRRLFETSIEGIVMIDVSEHIFQVNRIFADMLGYTEDELVGMYVPDLIHGDDQGNHRNEIEKRRAGQASQYERRFVRRDGSEVWAMISASPQFDPEGNFDGVFAMATDITPLRIAQANLKTAYEELEKRVVERTDELNKTNRLLTSEIHIRKQTEKEIIKAKEAAEKATQAKSEFLANMSHEIRTPMNAIIGMTHLIKMTELSAAQRDYLNKIDISAKSLLGIINDVLDLSKIEAGMLTVESVGFKLEQVLEQLTTIVSPRANEKKLEFLISVGKDVPPAIQGDPMRLAQILINLCNNAVKFTDEGSVVVAISTVEKGMDTAKLRFTVRDDGIGIKADKIQELFQPFTQADASTTRKYGGTGLGLSLCNQLVDLMGGEIGAESEFGKGSLFWFEVTFPIHREESESATLPQELLGMPALVVDDNPTSRIILKGMLEYMGLSVTTAKSGFEAIDILHGCGGEEGFKLLVVDWRMPDMDGLETAEKILKDEAIEVKPPMFMVSAYGNASLVKRTNELGFRGLLFKPVNQSFLFNLVVETLGKGMVTLNEVVRPEKALDQLAGKRVLLVEDNEINRQVAQEILASIGVEVFEAFNGRSALEFLDGNEVDLVLMDIQMPVMDGHEATRRIRAQDRFKDLPIVAMTAHAMLADIEMSKEVGMNDHIAKPFDPDDLFAVLTKWLVKGTGKAAAPVRIEAETERSPADEESLPAMMQGIDVQLGLRRARGNEKLYRTLLLLLDEKYAGAAVQIGEHLGAGKREEAVALAHSVKGTSGMLGAMDLFEAAGALEKALDQGDENPAELLAVFTDRLAVVVGSIGVLKQSQSEESEFPEGGEAASAEELLASLEGLRGPLSQGAPVECRERSRDVKALVWPEETRSEVKQLLKSIAEYDFKNALVVLEELRASIGQA, from the coding sequence ATGCCATTGCTGCATAAAATCAGGAGTGATCGCTCCCTGGTGCAACACCTGACCTCGAGCCTGGTCATGGTGGTGGTCCTTTCCTCCTTCGCCGTTTCCTCGATCATCTTCATCATCCTGTTCCAGAAGTCCGAAGCGCAATTCCAGCAGCGGGCGGATGAGGCCCTGACGCACCTGGCCAACAGCCTGGAATCCTACCTCTGGCATATGGAGGAGGAGTCCGTGGTCAACCTGTGCAACACGTTCGCCAACATCGACATCGTGGTCCTCATCGAGGTCCGCGACCATCGGGGCAACGACATTTACCGCTACGGCGAGGCCACCCCCGGCGAGACGATCATCAAGGAAAAGCGGATAACCTACGACAACATCGAGGTCGGCGTGGTCCGGCTCGGCCTGACCCCGGCCATCTTTCGGGAGAAGGTCTACGAGACCACCTGGATCAGCCTGCTCTCCCTGCTGTCCGTGGTCATCGTGGTAGGCCTGTCCACCCGTCTCATTCTGAACCGCAGCCTGCGCATGCCGCTGGGCCGGCTCATTCAGCGCATCGAGGGGCTCTCGGCCGGGGAGTATTCCGAGCACGAGGAGGAGCAGGGCGGGTTCCTGGAGGTCCAGCACATCCTTTTCAAGTTCAACGAGATGGCCAAGCAGGTCCGGCTGCGCGAGACCGAACTGCGGGCCAGCGAGGAGAAGTACCGCCGCCTGTTCGAGACGAGCATCGAGGGCATCGTCATGATCGACGTGTCCGAGCACATCTTCCAGGTCAACCGGATATTCGCGGACATGCTCGGCTACACCGAGGACGAACTGGTGGGCATGTACGTGCCGGACCTCATTCACGGCGACGACCAGGGGAACCACCGCAACGAGATCGAGAAGCGCCGCGCCGGGCAGGCCTCCCAGTATGAGCGGCGGTTCGTGCGCCGGGACGGCAGCGAGGTCTGGGCCATGATCTCCGCGAGCCCCCAGTTCGATCCGGAAGGCAATTTCGACGGGGTCTTCGCCATGGCCACGGATATCACCCCACTGCGCATCGCACAGGCCAACCTCAAGACCGCCTACGAAGAACTGGAGAAACGGGTCGTCGAGCGCACGGACGAGCTGAACAAGACCAACCGGCTGCTGACCTCGGAGATCCACATCCGCAAGCAGACCGAGAAGGAGATCATCAAGGCCAAGGAGGCGGCGGAAAAGGCCACCCAGGCCAAAAGTGAATTCCTGGCCAACATGAGCCACGAGATCCGCACACCCATGAACGCCATCATCGGCATGACCCATTTGATCAAAATGACCGAGCTCTCGGCCGCCCAGCGGGACTACCTGAACAAGATCGACATCTCGGCCAAGTCCCTGCTCGGCATCATCAACGACGTGCTCGACCTGTCGAAGATCGAGGCGGGCATGCTCACCGTGGAATCCGTGGGCTTCAAGCTGGAGCAGGTCCTCGAACAGCTGACCACCATCGTCTCGCCCCGGGCCAACGAAAAGAAGCTCGAATTTCTCATCAGCGTGGGCAAGGACGTGCCGCCCGCCATACAGGGCGACCCCATGCGCCTGGCCCAGATCCTCATCAACCTGTGCAACAACGCCGTCAAGTTCACCGACGAGGGGTCCGTGGTGGTGGCCATCTCCACCGTGGAAAAGGGGATGGACACCGCCAAGCTGCGCTTTACGGTCAGGGACGACGGCATCGGCATCAAGGCGGACAAGATCCAGGAGCTGTTCCAGCCCTTTACCCAGGCCGACGCCTCCACCACCCGGAAATACGGCGGCACCGGCCTGGGGTTGAGCCTGTGCAACCAGTTGGTGGACCTCATGGGCGGCGAGATCGGGGCTGAGAGCGAATTCGGCAAGGGCAGCCTGTTCTGGTTCGAGGTCACCTTCCCCATACACCGGGAGGAGTCCGAGAGCGCGACTCTGCCCCAGGAACTGCTCGGCATGCCCGCCCTGGTGGTGGACGACAATCCCACCTCGCGGATCATCCTCAAGGGCATGCTCGAGTACATGGGATTGTCCGTGACCACGGCCAAGTCGGGCTTCGAGGCCATCGACATCCTGCATGGATGCGGCGGCGAGGAAGGCTTCAAGCTGCTCGTGGTGGACTGGCGCATGCCGGACATGGACGGTCTGGAGACCGCCGAAAAGATTCTCAAGGACGAGGCCATCGAGGTCAAGCCGCCCATGTTCATGGTCTCGGCCTACGGCAACGCCTCGCTGGTCAAGCGGACCAACGAACTGGGCTTCCGCGGCCTGCTCTTCAAGCCGGTGAATCAGTCCTTCCTGTTCAATCTGGTTGTCGAAACCCTGGGCAAGGGCATGGTCACCCTGAACGAGGTCGTCCGGCCCGAAAAGGCGCTGGATCAACTCGCCGGCAAGCGGGTCCTGCTGGTGGAGGACAATGAGATCAACCGCCAGGTGGCCCAGGAGATCCTGGCCTCCATCGGGGTCGAGGTCTTCGAGGCCTTCAACGGGCGGAGCGCCCTGGAGTTTCTGGACGGGAACGAAGTGGACCTGGTGCTCATGGACATCCAGATGCCGGTCATGGACGGCCATGAGGCCACCCGGCGTATCCGCGCCCAGGATCGCTTCAAGGACCTGCCCATCGTGGCCATGACCGCCCACGCCATGCTCGCCGACATCGAGATGAGCAAGGAGGTGGGCATGAACGACCACATCGCCAAGCCTTTTGATCCGGACGACCTGTTCGCCGTGCTGACCAAGTGGCTGGTCAAGGGAACGGGCAAGGCGGCCGCCCCGGTCCGGATCGAGGCCGAGACGGAGCGGTCCCCTGCGGACGAGGAGTCCCTCCCGGCCATGATGCAGGGCATCGACGTGCAGCTCGGCCTGCGCCGCGCCCGGGGCAACGAGAAGCTCTATCGGACGCTGCTCCTGCTCCTGGACGAGAAGTATGCGGGCGCCGCCGTGCAGATCGGCGAGCACCTGGGCGCCGGGAAACGCGAGGAGGCCGTGGCCCTGGCCCATTCGGTCAAGGGGACCTCCGGCATGCTCGGGGCCATGGATTTGTTCGAGGCCGCCGGGGCCCTGGAAAAGGCCCTGGACCAGGGGGACGAAAATCCCGCCGAACTGCTGGCCGTGTTCACGGACCGGCTGGCCGTGGTGGTCGGGAGCATCGGCGTGCTCAAGCAGTCCCAGTCCGAGGAATCGGAATTTCCGGAGGGCGGGGAGGCGGCTTCGGCCGAGGAACTCCTGGCCAGCCTGGAAGGCCTCAGGGGCCCCCTTTCCCAGGGAGCCCCGGTGGAGTGCCGGGAGCGGAGCCGGGACGTCAAGGCGTTGGTCTGGCCCGAAGAGACGCGGAGCGAAGTCAAGCAGCTGCTCAAGTCCATCGCCGAGTACGATTTCAAGAACGCCCTGGTTGTGCTCGAGGAATTGCGGGCCTCCATCGGCCAGGCCTGA
- the arsS gene encoding arsenosugar biosynthesis radical SAM (seleno)protein ArsS (Some members of this family are selenoproteins.), translated as MNAFDKKIGGPLLAADLDILQVNVGLKCNQACIHCHLECSPAREELMDRATMERIVSLAESVRPGLVDITGGAPELNPHLKDFITALTDLGLVVQSRTNLSAMEEPGMDGYPEFFAEKGVGLVASMPCYLEENVNRMRGERCYASSIRMLKRLNGLGYGQGNGLTLDLVFNPGGPDLPPDQKCLEDAYKREMLDRHGVAFDRLLTITNLPVGRFMLMLEEQGRDGEYLELLDGSFNPATVDGLMCRHQVNVGWDGRLYDCDFNQALNLGTAPDAPDRLGDFDLAAWVRRRIVTGPHCLGCTAGAGSSCGGAIKA; from the coding sequence GTGAACGCTTTCGACAAGAAAATCGGCGGGCCGCTTCTGGCCGCCGATCTGGATATCCTGCAGGTCAACGTGGGACTCAAATGCAATCAGGCCTGCATCCATTGCCATCTGGAATGTTCCCCCGCGCGCGAGGAACTCATGGACCGCGCGACCATGGAGCGGATCGTGTCCTTGGCCGAATCCGTCCGGCCCGGGTTGGTGGACATCACCGGCGGCGCGCCCGAACTCAACCCGCACCTGAAGGATTTCATCACCGCCCTGACGGACCTGGGCCTGGTCGTGCAGTCGCGGACCAACCTGTCCGCCATGGAGGAGCCGGGTATGGACGGCTATCCCGAATTCTTCGCCGAAAAGGGCGTGGGGCTGGTGGCGTCCATGCCGTGCTATCTCGAGGAGAACGTCAACCGCATGCGCGGGGAGCGGTGCTACGCCAGTTCCATCCGCATGCTCAAGCGGCTCAACGGGCTCGGCTACGGGCAGGGGAACGGCCTGACCCTGGACCTGGTCTTCAATCCGGGTGGTCCGGACCTGCCTCCGGACCAGAAATGCCTTGAAGACGCCTACAAGCGGGAGATGCTCGACAGACACGGGGTGGCCTTCGACCGCCTTCTGACCATCACCAACCTGCCCGTGGGCCGGTTCATGCTCATGCTCGAGGAGCAGGGCAGGGACGGCGAATACTTGGAGCTTTTGGACGGCTCCTTCAATCCGGCCACCGTGGACGGGCTCATGTGCCGCCACCAGGTCAATGTCGGTTGGGACGGAAGGCTCTACGACTGCGACTTCAACCAGGCCCTGAATCTCGGCACGGCCCCGGACGCGCCGGACCGGCTGGGGGATTTCGACCTGGCGGCCTGGGTCCGCAGGAGAATCGTCACCGGCCCGCACTGCCTGGGCTGCACCGCCGGGGCCGGATCGAGCTGCGGCGGGGCCATTAAGGCCTGA
- a CDS encoding dihydroorotate dehydrogenase: protein MDMQVNFGGLFLKNPVMTASGTFGFGLEFAPYGDLTRLGGFVAKGLSLKPREGNPMPRIAETPCGMLNAIGIQNPGVEYFVTKALPYLPWREVAVIANLYACDAEEFGELAGVLAGEEGVAALEVNVSCPNVKEGGVAFGQDPAQIARVTEAVKKKAGNKHVMVKLSPNVTDIAVCARAAAEGGADSLSLINTLSGMAVDIRSRRPRIANVIAGLSGPAVKPVALRCVHQAVRAVDIPVVGIGGIASAEDALEFILVGAQAVQVGTANFLRPDFAFGLADEMEALLSEIGAASLDEFRGSLQLPL, encoded by the coding sequence ATGGATATGCAAGTCAATTTCGGCGGTCTTTTCCTCAAGAACCCGGTCATGACCGCGTCCGGGACCTTCGGCTTCGGCCTGGAATTCGCCCCCTACGGCGACCTGACCCGGCTGGGCGGCTTCGTGGCCAAGGGGTTGTCGCTCAAGCCGCGCGAGGGCAACCCCATGCCGCGCATCGCCGAGACGCCGTGCGGCATGCTCAACGCCATCGGCATCCAGAATCCGGGCGTGGAGTATTTCGTGACCAAGGCGCTGCCGTACTTGCCGTGGCGCGAGGTGGCCGTCATCGCCAACCTGTACGCCTGCGACGCCGAGGAGTTCGGCGAACTGGCCGGGGTGCTGGCGGGCGAGGAGGGCGTGGCCGCGCTCGAGGTCAACGTGTCCTGCCCCAACGTCAAGGAGGGCGGCGTGGCCTTCGGCCAGGACCCGGCCCAGATCGCCAGGGTCACCGAGGCGGTCAAGAAGAAGGCCGGGAACAAGCACGTCATGGTCAAGCTCTCGCCCAACGTGACCGACATCGCGGTCTGCGCCAGGGCCGCGGCCGAGGGCGGGGCCGACTCCCTGTCCCTGATCAACACCCTGTCCGGCATGGCCGTGGACATCCGCAGCCGCAGGCCGCGCATCGCCAATGTCATCGCCGGTCTGTCCGGCCCGGCCGTCAAGCCGGTGGCCCTGCGCTGCGTGCACCAGGCCGTGCGGGCCGTGGACATCCCGGTGGTCGGCATCGGCGGCATAGCCTCGGCCGAGGACGCCCTGGAGTTCATCCTGGTGGGCGCGCAGGCCGTGCAGGTCGGCACCGCCAATTTCCTGCGGCCGGACTTCGCCTTTGGCCTGGCCGACGAGATGGAGGCCCTGCTGTCCGAGATCGGCGCGGCTTCCTTGGACGAGTTCCGGGGCAGCCTGCAACTGCCGCTTTAA
- a CDS encoding OmpP1/FadL family transporter codes for MKRASAYFVFSFLVCLLATASVVQAGGFALYEWGNRALGMGTANYATGADASVVAYNPALMTRLEGTNVYGGVTAVSPNSDVSINGDTSSTQNQVFGVPHGFVTHQISDDWTLGMGVFTRFGLGTKFDGDWPGATLLKEARLETFSFNPSVAYKVNDDLSIGGGIEIIKGDFLLRKKLPVPAGGGDLRVKVSDTALAFNLGLAYKPIDMVTVGLSYRSPVHFEGHGHESVTNNMGWTNSDKATMIADFPASYTVGLGITPTEKLTIEFDVIYTQWEQFDRIEFDFEPSFALGDNAEDFNYKSAWRFQLGAEYKLTDALAMRAGYVYDQTPIRHEYASPMLPANDRQMFTLGAGYKWDSWTVDVAGMYLISKERSGMSKSDGVDSYSMDFKNGRTWGLGSSIGYTF; via the coding sequence ATGAAACGCGCATCCGCATATTTTGTATTCAGTTTTCTGGTCTGCCTGCTGGCGACCGCGTCCGTGGTCCAGGCAGGCGGCTTTGCGCTGTACGAGTGGGGCAACCGTGCATTGGGCATGGGCACGGCCAACTACGCCACCGGCGCTGACGCTTCGGTCGTCGCCTACAACCCGGCGCTGATGACCAGGCTCGAGGGCACCAACGTCTACGGCGGCGTGACCGCGGTCTCTCCGAATTCGGATGTGTCCATCAACGGCGACACCAGCAGCACCCAGAATCAGGTTTTCGGCGTCCCCCACGGTTTCGTGACCCACCAGATCAGCGACGATTGGACACTCGGCATGGGCGTGTTCACCCGGTTCGGCCTGGGCACCAAATTCGACGGGGACTGGCCCGGGGCGACGCTGCTCAAGGAGGCCCGGCTGGAAACCTTCTCCTTCAACCCGAGCGTGGCCTACAAAGTGAACGACGACCTGTCCATCGGGGGCGGCATCGAGATCATCAAGGGCGACTTCTTGCTCAGGAAAAAGCTGCCCGTTCCGGCTGGCGGAGGCGACCTTCGGGTCAAGGTGTCCGACACCGCCCTGGCCTTCAATCTGGGCCTGGCGTACAAGCCCATCGACATGGTCACCGTGGGGTTGAGCTACCGCTCCCCCGTGCATTTCGAAGGACACGGGCATGAGTCCGTGACCAACAACATGGGTTGGACCAACTCGGACAAGGCCACCATGATCGCCGATTTCCCGGCGAGCTACACGGTGGGGCTGGGGATCACCCCCACCGAGAAGCTGACCATCGAATTCGACGTGATCTACACCCAGTGGGAGCAGTTCGACCGCATCGAGTTCGACTTTGAACCTTCCTTTGCTCTGGGCGACAATGCCGAGGACTTCAACTACAAGTCCGCCTGGCGTTTCCAGCTGGGCGCGGAATACAAGCTCACCGACGCCCTGGCCATGCGTGCGGGCTACGTCTACGACCAGACGCCCATCCGGCACGAATACGCCTCTCCCATGCTGCCCGCCAACGATCGCCAGATGTTCACCCTGGGCGCTGGCTACAAGTGGGATTCCTGGACCGTGGACGTGGCCGGCATGTATCTCATCAGCAAGGAACGTAGCGGCATGAGCAAGAGCGACGGAGTGGATTCCTACAGCATGGATTTCAAGAACGGCCGGACCTGGGGACTCGGCTCCTCCATCGGCTATACCTTCTGA
- a CDS encoding transporter substrate-binding domain-containing protein has protein sequence MATGYPPYQYLDDKGEPAGLDVEVTRLVLARLGARVRMVPGHWDDIVANLRLGRLDCVCGMEINRERMNFFAFTSPYYSRKVVIFVPRGETGIRSADDLVGKVVAGDRNSFVERYLKERGVFNLVRIVRTKTKEQSMRMLKEGKAVAAIAPLAVGRLLADREGLDVRVMDVGDPGSPVGFAVEKGNAALLGKLEKTLETLKREGVLQPVLDRWLR, from the coding sequence ATGGCCACGGGCTATCCGCCGTATCAGTACCTGGACGACAAGGGGGAACCGGCCGGTCTCGACGTGGAGGTGACCCGGCTTGTCCTCGCCCGGCTCGGCGCCCGGGTGCGCATGGTGCCCGGGCACTGGGACGACATCGTCGCCAATCTGCGTCTGGGGCGGCTGGACTGCGTGTGCGGCATGGAGATCAACCGGGAACGCATGAATTTCTTCGCCTTCACCTCGCCCTATTACAGCCGAAAAGTGGTCATCTTCGTGCCCCGGGGCGAGACGGGCATCCGCTCGGCGGACGACCTGGTCGGCAAGGTGGTGGCCGGTGACCGCAACTCCTTTGTGGAGCGGTACCTGAAGGAGCGGGGAGTGTTCAACCTCGTCCGCATCGTCAGGACCAAGACCAAGGAGCAGTCCATGCGCATGCTCAAGGAGGGCAAGGCCGTGGCGGCGATCGCGCCCCTGGCCGTGGGCCGTCTTCTGGCGGACCGGGAGGGCCTGGACGTCCGGGTCATGGATGTGGGCGATCCCGGCTCTCCCGTGGGGTTCGCCGTGGAAAAGGGGAACGCCGCCCTCTTGGGGAAACTGGAAAAAACCCTGGAAACGCTGAAGCGGGAAGGCGTCCTGCAGCCGGTTCTCGATCGTTGGCTGCGTTGA